The Papaver somniferum cultivar HN1 chromosome 3, ASM357369v1, whole genome shotgun sequence genome includes a region encoding these proteins:
- the LOC113355567 gene encoding pre-mRNA splicing factor SR-like 1 isoform X3: protein MEIQTSGKPIDSLLEKVLCMNILSSDYFKELFRLKTYHEVIDEIYNQVDHVEPWMTGNCRGPSTAFCLLYKFFTMKLTVKQMHGLLKHQDSPYIRAVGFLYLRYAADPKTLWGWFEPYVTDDEEFSPGSNGRMTTMGVYVRDLLLGQVLLLRYPVPADSCANNEADCF, encoded by the exons ATGGAGATACAAACATCAGGAAAACCGATCGATTCATTGTTGGAGAAGGTTCTTTGTATGAACATCCTTTCTTCAGATTATTTTAAAGAGCTTTTTAGATTGAAGACTTACCATGAAGTTATCGATGAGATATATAATCAAGTTGATCATGTAGAGCCATGGATGACTGGGAATTGTAGGGGACCATCAACAGCATTTTGCCTTCTGTACAAGTTCTTCACAATGAAGCTTACTGTTAAACAAATGCACGGTCTCTTGAAACACCAAGATTCGCCTTATATTAGAGCT GTTGGATTTCTGTACTTGCGATATGCTGCTGATCCAAAAACTTTATGGGGCTGGTTTGAGCCATATGTCACAGATGATGAG gaattttctccTGGATCGAACGGCCGAATGACAACTATGGGTGTCTATGTACGTGATCTACTTCTTGGCCAGGTGT TACTACTTCGATACCCTGTTCCCGCGGACTCCTGTGCCAATAATGAGGCAGATTGTTTCTAA
- the LOC113355567 gene encoding pre-mRNA splicing factor SR-like 1 isoform X2 — translation MTGNCRGPSTAFCLLYKFFTMKLTVKQMHGLLKHQDSPYIRAVGFLYLRYAADPKTLWGWFEPYVTDDEEFSPGSNGRMTTMGVYVRDLLLGQYYFDTLFPRTPVPIMRQIVSNLERMKLPTKHAGVTGETTRHGSDDTARRPPSVKAALSVSFGQRAPHRASTRDSSPVRRTLPPPQDRDEARKSPSNYRSRSHDSDRGRSDKGSDRDRSDRDRDRSDRDRDRDRSDRDRGRDRDHSERGRSRDRDRYDRDRERDRDVDRDRRYDYERRGSQSRREDDNRSSRYAERESSSRHRRSDSHGSRSRSRSRSRSRSRSLQVPPNNRHSESSLKVEENKEKNSVSSNLAKLRDLYGDTSAQRGSESGTERRAKDSSNEEVFKLGGSTWR, via the exons ATGACTGGGAATTGTAGGGGACCATCAACAGCATTTTGCCTTCTGTACAAGTTCTTCACAATGAAGCTTACTGTTAAACAAATGCACGGTCTCTTGAAACACCAAGATTCGCCTTATATTAGAGCT GTTGGATTTCTGTACTTGCGATATGCTGCTGATCCAAAAACTTTATGGGGCTGGTTTGAGCCATATGTCACAGATGATGAG gaattttctccTGGATCGAACGGCCGAATGACAACTATGGGTGTCTATGTACGTGATCTACTTCTTGGCCAG TACTACTTCGATACCCTGTTCCCGCGGACTCCTGTGCCAATAATGAGGCAGATTGTTTCTAACCTTGAGCGAATGAAACTCCCCACGAAACACGCTGGTGTTACTGGGGAAACCACCCGTCATGGATCGGATGACACTGCACGTCGACCACCTTCTGTGAAAGCTGCCCTTTCAGTCTCTTTCGGCCAACGTGCTCCTCACCGAGCTTCAACGAGAGATTCGTCACCAGTTCGCCGTACATTGCCACCACCTCAAGATAGAGACGAGGCACGAAAATCTCCCAGCAATTATAGAAGCCGGAGCCATGACTCTGATCGGGGTCGTTCTGACAAAGGCAGTGACCGAGATCGTTCCGACAGAGACAGAGATCGTTCTGACAGAGATAGAGACAGAGATCGTTCTGATAGAGATAGAGGTCGAGATCGAGACCATTCAGAAAGAGGGAGATCCCGAGATCGTGACCGTTATGACAGAGATAGGGAGCGAGACCGGGATGTTGACAGAGACAGGAGATACGACTATGAGCGACGTGGGAGTCAGAGCCGTAGAGAAGACGATAACAGGTCTTCTAGGTATGCAGAAAGAGAAAGTAGCAGCAGGCATCGGAGATCCGACTCACATGGCAGTAGAAGCAGAAGTAGAAGCAGAAGTAGAAGCAGAAGTCGGAGTTTGCAGGTTCCACCTAACAATCGCCATTCAGAATCTTCTCTAAAAGtagaagaaaataaggaaaaaaattcaGTTTCGAGCAATCTAGCCAAGTTGAGGGATTTATATGGAGATACAAGTGCTCAGAGAGGAAGTGAAAGTGGAACAGAACGGCGTGCAAA
- the LOC113355567 gene encoding pre-mRNA splicing factor SR-like 1 isoform X1, which yields MEIQTSGKPIDSLLEKVLCMNILSSDYFKELFRLKTYHEVIDEIYNQVDHVEPWMTGNCRGPSTAFCLLYKFFTMKLTVKQMHGLLKHQDSPYIRAVGFLYLRYAADPKTLWGWFEPYVTDDEEFSPGSNGRMTTMGVYVRDLLLGQYYFDTLFPRTPVPIMRQIVSNLERMKLPTKHAGVTGETTRHGSDDTARRPPSVKAALSVSFGQRAPHRASTRDSSPVRRTLPPPQDRDEARKSPSNYRSRSHDSDRGRSDKGSDRDRSDRDRDRSDRDRDRDRSDRDRGRDRDHSERGRSRDRDRYDRDRERDRDVDRDRRYDYERRGSQSRREDDNRSSRYAERESSSRHRRSDSHGSRSRSRSRSRSRSRSLQVPPNNRHSESSLKVEENKEKNSVSSNLAKLRDLYGDTSAQRGSESGTERRAKDSSNEEVFKLGGSTWR from the exons ATGGAGATACAAACATCAGGAAAACCGATCGATTCATTGTTGGAGAAGGTTCTTTGTATGAACATCCTTTCTTCAGATTATTTTAAAGAGCTTTTTAGATTGAAGACTTACCATGAAGTTATCGATGAGATATATAATCAAGTTGATCATGTAGAGCCATGGATGACTGGGAATTGTAGGGGACCATCAACAGCATTTTGCCTTCTGTACAAGTTCTTCACAATGAAGCTTACTGTTAAACAAATGCACGGTCTCTTGAAACACCAAGATTCGCCTTATATTAGAGCT GTTGGATTTCTGTACTTGCGATATGCTGCTGATCCAAAAACTTTATGGGGCTGGTTTGAGCCATATGTCACAGATGATGAG gaattttctccTGGATCGAACGGCCGAATGACAACTATGGGTGTCTATGTACGTGATCTACTTCTTGGCCAG TACTACTTCGATACCCTGTTCCCGCGGACTCCTGTGCCAATAATGAGGCAGATTGTTTCTAACCTTGAGCGAATGAAACTCCCCACGAAACACGCTGGTGTTACTGGGGAAACCACCCGTCATGGATCGGATGACACTGCACGTCGACCACCTTCTGTGAAAGCTGCCCTTTCAGTCTCTTTCGGCCAACGTGCTCCTCACCGAGCTTCAACGAGAGATTCGTCACCAGTTCGCCGTACATTGCCACCACCTCAAGATAGAGACGAGGCACGAAAATCTCCCAGCAATTATAGAAGCCGGAGCCATGACTCTGATCGGGGTCGTTCTGACAAAGGCAGTGACCGAGATCGTTCCGACAGAGACAGAGATCGTTCTGACAGAGATAGAGACAGAGATCGTTCTGATAGAGATAGAGGTCGAGATCGAGACCATTCAGAAAGAGGGAGATCCCGAGATCGTGACCGTTATGACAGAGATAGGGAGCGAGACCGGGATGTTGACAGAGACAGGAGATACGACTATGAGCGACGTGGGAGTCAGAGCCGTAGAGAAGACGATAACAGGTCTTCTAGGTATGCAGAAAGAGAAAGTAGCAGCAGGCATCGGAGATCCGACTCACATGGCAGTAGAAGCAGAAGTAGAAGCAGAAGTAGAAGCAGAAGTCGGAGTTTGCAGGTTCCACCTAACAATCGCCATTCAGAATCTTCTCTAAAAGtagaagaaaataaggaaaaaaattcaGTTTCGAGCAATCTAGCCAAGTTGAGGGATTTATATGGAGATACAAGTGCTCAGAGAGGAAGTGAAAGTGGAACAGAACGGCGTGCAAA